One part of the [Synechococcus] sp. NIES-970 genome encodes these proteins:
- the kaiB_2 gene encoding circadian clock protein KaiB, with amino-acid sequence MASDFANDPSSRPDAAAPTHHKQHEFYVLYLYVAGSSSNSRWAINELENICQEYLSDRHEIRIIDVYEHPDLAESERIVATPTLIKKLPPPLRKFIGDLSDRESILIGLDIW; translated from the coding sequence ATGGCTTCTGATTTTGCTAACGATCCATCCTCCAGACCGGATGCGGCTGCTCCGACCCATCACAAACAACATGAGTTTTATGTGCTTTACCTCTATGTTGCGGGTAGTAGCAGTAACTCCCGTTGGGCAATTAATGAATTAGAAAATATTTGCCAAGAATATCTCAGCGATCGCCATGAAATTCGGATTATTGATGTCTATGAGCATCCAGATTTAGCCGAATCAGAGCGGATCGTTGCGACCCCGACCCTGATCAAAAAATTACCACCCCCCCTACGCAAATTTATTGGTGATCTTTCAGATCGAGAAAGCATCTTAATTGGCCTCGACATTTGGTAA